The Trachemys scripta elegans isolate TJP31775 chromosome 14, CAS_Tse_1.0, whole genome shotgun sequence genome segment ctaacaaatttatttgagcatacgcTTTCGAGGGCTAAAACAcccttcatcggatgcatagaatggaacatatagtgaggagatatagccaggaaaggaaatttcaaaaacatGGGGAGAGGGCTTCAGGGGGAGCCTAGCTTTtggcctctgtgacccctgcacAGGGGAGTTTACATTTGTGAGCAGAGCGGTAACTATTGCAGGGACTGGGGCAcgatggggcagggcctggaggaCTGTTGGGGTTCACACGGgtcatgcagtgtctacactcgcACTGTGCTGACCTACGTAGATCAACCCCAGCTCTGTGCCAGTCAGGGAGGGGGCTTTACTGCATCACCCTGGCAGGGTGCGTGCGTCAGCCCCAGAcagattgcagtgcagacacacacatacacagctcGACACGAGGCAATTTACatcaacttaactttgtagtgtaaaccTGGCTTGTGCAGAGTCATTTTCCTGACCATTCCCAGCACTTTCCCCCAGGTCTCTCTCAACTCTGGAGTCTCCAGCTCAGGCGGTGGTGtcggcagagcccagggctgcccaTGGGGACTAGTTTCAGCCATTGGTATAAGTCCTCCCTTAGCTGTGCActgggggagggtttttttttttttttaatggagatatcccatctcctagaactggaagagaccttgaaaggtcatcgagtccagccccctgccttcactagcaggaccaagtactgattttgccccagatccccaagtggccccctcaaggactgagctcacaaccctgggtgctcataccactgagctatccctccccccagtgcccagCACAGACCTCatcagggagcagcagctgctcagcccaTGATCCCAGATCAcaatggaggcagcagcagcgtCTTGTAagacccaggagctgcagggtttcTTCTTCCTGTTATTTATTCTCCCTGCTTCACAGTCTCCTTTTCTCCAAGCACCAGCCACACGGCTCGTCACCTTCCCCTGATCCCAGCCTCAGCTGCAGCtaaagtgaccagacagcaagtgtgaaaaatcgggatggggatggaggtgtgggggggtaataggagcctatataagaaaaagccccaaatatcgggactgtcccgtcACCCTAACTGCTGCCCATACTGGGACAGGGACTTTCTGGGGCTGGAAGTACCaggccccccaagccagccccagaCTCTGCACAGATTGTCTGTGGGAAGAGCTGGTGTTAACCCTTCGCTAGACCTGGCTCTGTCTCCCCTGACACCTGGGCCGTGCACTGGGGGTGACTCACTGCAGCTCAGCTCAGGGCCTGCTGGGAACAGCAGGAAGGGAAAcgccccagctccagccaaaCAGGTTTCTGAGCTCTGGAAAGTGAAACTGAACTGCAGCGGCTGTTTCCCGTGTGCAGAGTAACCATGGCTGCCGGGGACCTGGCCGGGAGCTTCCAGGACGAAGTGACTTGCTCCATCTGCCTGGAGTATTTCACAGACCCAGTGATTACTGAGTGTGGGCACAACTTCTGCCGGGCCTGCATCAGCCAGTGCTGGGGGGAGTCAGAGCCAAacttctcctgcccccagtgcagagaAACCGCCCAGCAGAGAAACCTGCGGCCCAACAGGCAGCTGAGGAACCTGGTGGAGTTAGTGAAACGCCTGAGGCTCCAGGCGGTGACAGAACCTGAGGGGCAGCGAGTGTGTGAGAGGCACCAGGAGGCTCTGAAACTCTTCTGTGAGGAGGATCAAACCCCCATCTGTGTGGTGTGTGACCGATCCCAGGCTCACAGAGCTCACACGGTGGTTCCCATCGAGGAGGCTGCCCAGGAGTACAGGGTAGGGAATAGCTATTCCCATGGCTGGGAGTTACTGGGGCAGCTTCTCTGCAGCTACAGATCCCCCTGCGTGTGTCTGACCAGCCCTGTTTTAGAGTCCGGGAAATGCCTGATAATGGGACACAGCCACGTTCCTGGAGTCAATGGTGCTGGGGAGGGACTGGGCCGGGCTAGGCCCAGCAGCTCTGCCCAGGGAGTCTCCTTGAAGCTGGGGTCATGTTTtcagagggctggagaagggggacCTGCTTTCACAGCCTCACTCTGCTCAGTGACGATATTATCGCTGGGCACAAACCAATGAACCCAAACCAGCCCCCAGAGCCATTGTCTGTGTTGGCAGGAGGAAATCCTGAGCTGCCTGCAGCGTCtgcgggaggagagagaagagctcctggGACTGAAATCCAAGGGGGACAAGGAGAGTGAGAGGCTCCTGGTaggtgccctgccctgcccagctggTTTGCACAAGGGCATCAGCGACAGCAGCAGGGGGGCTCTGCGCTGGTTGGTGTCTGGGACATTCAGAAGGTTAAAGGATTTCCAGGGTCAATGCAGGGAGACAGTTCAGGGTCATTTTAACAATGTGGGGCAGCCTTTGCTCTCAGgtacctggtgtaaatcaggaatgacCCCACTTAACTTACAGTGGGGTTAGGGGCAGACACCTCTGTGACCCAGGTGTTAATTCCCAGAGAAGTAAATGGGTTCACACCACGGTAGTTGGGAGCAGCCTCAGGCTCTGTCTCTCTagcactgggggcaggaggagaggccaGTAAAACTGCTGAACATGCACAGATGTGGCAGGGGTCAGGGTGAAGCAGGGGGAGATTTGTGCTGATCAGGGTGTGAGTGTCAGATGTTTCCAGCGATGCCATTGGGTGGTTTGGGCAGCATCATTtgccaaggcctggtctacacttaaatcaGTTGCTGGTACAGAAATGGGGACTGGGGGGGCATTGGGGGGATGGTTTTTGGTGACATTTTTACCCTGGGAAAAGCCCTAGTGCAGACACAGTTCTACTGGTAAAGATATCAAATGAAATGCTCTGTGCAGCCCGGACAAAGCTTTGTGCCATTTCCCATGATCCCCTGCTCTCCCCGTTTCCCTGTGTCTCTCTGTGCACCCCAGAGGCAGACGGAAGTggagaggcagctggtggtgtccGAGTGTGAGCGGCTGCACCAGTTCCTGGCTGAACaagagcgcctcctgctggcccggCTGGGAGAGATGGATGAGGAgattgggaggaggagggaggaaaacgCCACCCGCCTGTGCAAGGAGATTTCCCAGCTCAGCACAATGATCATGGAACTGGAGGGGAAGTGTCAGCAGCCGGTGCTGGAATTGCTGCAGGTGAGACTGTGTCAGACGAGCCCAGAGCAGCCACTGGGGGCTTACAGGGTAACTCAATGCAGAGAGCGCGGCCTGGGGCGTCTGCAGGGCCAggggccccagggctgcccagagacaGGAGTTTGGGCGGTCAGGGATGCAGGGTGAGGCTGGAGAAAGGCTCTTCCAGCCCTGAGGCTCAGTCCCTGCAGAGCAGCTGGTGTGAAAGGGGCTCTGCTCCCCCTAGCACAGGCCTTTACTGCCTCCACCCCCCTGGGGGAGCAGCCTGTGGGGCTGCGGCTGGGAGAGCTGAGTGacctgtctggggcagggggctaggCTGGGCCATGGGCACTGACTCTCTGCTCTGTCTTTCGTTCCTCTCTAGGGTGTCAGAAGCACCATGAGCAGGTACGTCCAGGCTCTGTCTGCTCCTCacgccccattgtgctgggaagAGGCTCAAAGACCAGGCTACAAACCTATCCCCAGCGCCCCGACAATGGGATGGCCTTACCCTCTGGATCCATCCCCGTCCATCCCTATCTCCCTGGGAgtgctgctgctgtggctggGTGACCCACCCTGGGGAGGGGATTGCTGGAGAACCCTCTCTGGGgtcaggctggctcaggggatcaTTAATGGGGCTAAGGCCTGTCACCCCAAGGGCCCAGCTGggacctggccccagctctgtcaTGGCCCAAAGCCTGTCCTGTGTGAGGGGGGCCTAGAGGCCTTTGGGGAAAGAGCCGAATGTCCCAGCTCAGGCCCTAGTGGGGCAGTGTCCACATCTCagaagcccccccaccccctggggagTGACCAGGCCCCTTGGAGGCTGAGAGGAGAAGCTAAGGAGCGGCTGGGCCTGGAGAATGGGCCCCTCTCtcagccctgggagcagccccTCCAGGTCCTGGTAGGACTCATGGGCCAGACCAAGTGTgagaggagctggggctggtgcTGCCCAGGCTGTGTTTTCTCTCTGGATGGAGAGAGGCCGACAGTCCCCAGACAGGCCCCAGCAGATTGTGCAGGCACTAAATTCCCTGGGCCGCAGACGTCAGGGCCCTGTTAGTTCTGTCTGTGGCCCAGCTTCCACTCGCTCCCCTTTCTGGCTCTGGGGGATGGGAACTTAGGGccgaggagggagagaaatgaatGCACTCATTTCTCTGCAGGGGCGAGAAGGCGACGTCTCTGCATCCAGCACCCAAGTCCCCTGAGCTGGAAAAGAGAATCCGGGATTTCCCTCGAGAGAACAATCTCCAGGAGGCTGTGACGGGATTCCTGGGTACGGGACGCTGCTGGGGGTTTGTGTCTCATAGCATTGGGGCCGGAGGAGAGGCTCCCCCAAAGCaagcggggactgcaggaagtgACAGCTCCTGCTGTTTGGGTTATTATCAGTGCCTGTGTGTTCATATCCCCATGTATCAGAGGCAGACTCAGACTCCTGTGTCCCAGCCCACAGGAACCCAGATCCTGGGAGAGCCCGTGGGGTCCCAGCTCCCCTGGCTGTACAGAACAAGGTCCCATGGGAAAGTTTAGATTTGAATAGATAATTCATCATCACTGACCTATGTGACCAGTGCTGCTTCCTGCTCTGTCCCTGGCCATCTGAGTGCAGGGACTGATGCTCTCGGTTGTATTGGTTGTTCACAATTGTCGTGTATTTCGCTCACTCTGATTTGCGGCTCGATGCTCCGATTCTGGTATTCGGGTCTGGAATTCTGCAGTGTGAGTTGGGGGGTTGAATGTGGAGCCGCGTCACTGGGCTGTGACTGTCTCTGTTCTGGCGGGAGGTGCACAGCGAGGGAGCTGGGAGTTCACTTTCCAGGGGTATTTGTGCTGGTCAGTAAACCCAGTCACATCAGCCTTCAGAGAAACGCAACCCAAAAAATCCATGAAAAGCTGGATTCGCTGAGAAACCCAGTGACTCCTCATGGGGAGGGGTTGGTGGATTTCTGAGCTCAGGGAAGGTGTTCTGAGCTTGGAGTGAAAGTGCCTCCCTCACTGTCACtatccctgcagcagctccctcctgctGTGCAATGTGAGAGTCTCCCTTCGCACCCTGCGTGGGGCAGAGGGACAAAGGGAGATTTCTTGATAATGGTCGGTTGTAGCTGGTTGATGTGAGAGACGTTATCACAGACTCAGGGCTGGATTCTCAGCTCCCTGGATGCCagtggagcttccctgattgacaccagctgagcagCTGGGCCCTAGTGTTTGAGCAgcttaggccagattttcagaggtatttgaATCATTAGGCACTTAAACAGGCACccagtggaattttcagaagccccaaagcaggttaggcacctaactcccattagtgTCCATAGGAGTTGGGCCCCTCACCTGTTCTGACACTTGTGAAAATCCCAGGGGCCTCCCTGCACCTTTAGGTGCTGAAATACCTATGAGAAGCTGGCTCCTTGTCCTTAGTCTCCGTGGTCCCTATCACATCATCTGACAGAGCTGTGACTTCTAGCCCTGGTGACACTGACCCACGCCAGTGAtgggtttttctctctttccttccagaggggctggctgcagagagAGGTGAGAATCCTGGGTTGCTGTTCTAGGGCAgggcacagcagctgctgggagCCTGTACCCCTGtatggagcagcccctgggctgggCGCGCGTGACGGGATCTGCTCAGGAGAGAAACCCAGCAGGTGAAAGTGGTACAGAAAAGATGAGGGGGAATCGGACCAAGGACCACTCTGGAAGAGTaggaggatggaggaggaggatgtgggtGGTGTCCTTCTCCGTGCCCAGGGTGAAGACATAGTGAAGGGCAGCTCGCAAGAAGTGGGTCTCGAGGTCTGGCTCAAGGGCAGGTTTCATGGTGCTGGCAAGAGATAGGAGCTGGTATTAGACTGTGCAGTACGGGGGTGGGACTGTCGCCAACATGGACACGAAACCACAGGGATATAGGCACAGGCTGGcgagaatggaaactgaggcactgagctaGGGAATGACAAGGCCAAGGCGTCTCAGACAGACAGTGGCAGGAGAGGAATAGCACCTGTTCCCTGGAGCCTGCTGCCTGTCCTGTATCTGAGTCCGGAAGTGAGCCCCTCCCCAAGGCCCCTGTAATGTTATtggagtgaaaagaacagccCGGCCAGGAGAGAGTgaaccttcccaccccaccagCTCTGCCAGAGGAGCCACTCTTGGGAGGTGacttgggagtgggagggacaaTGACTCCCAGCCTTGGGCCTGAGCAGCACTGGGGTTAGGGGAgccagcggggtggggggggggagctgtctcCATACCTGAGGTTGCCCACTGCAACCAGGGAGTTGGCGAGGATGGCGCTGGGTAGAGAGTCTTGAGGTAGCTCCTCAATGAGCTCCTGTGAGACATGAAGGAGACAAAGAAGTGTGTGAGATTCGGGCCCTACTGACACCTCCCAGTGAGGAGATtacacagccagagccccacatGGCCAGCAGGATCCCCCACTACCTCCTGCTCCTCCGATTTCTTCCTGCCCATCAAACTTGTCCCCTTCCAGGATTCCTGCCCAGCTCAGTCCCAAtccccttctttcctcctccctgtCAAAACTGCCCCCATTCAGCACCATCCCGATTACCGAGCTGGGACCATGTGATTCCTTGTCCCCCAGTTCAgctgccctccagccccacaaTTCCCCCACTGCCCAATCTCAGAATgtctcccttctcttctccccggtcttcagccccagcaatccctgccctctgctgccccctccagcaccacccagcccccacccatTAGCCCGGCGATACCCCTGCCAATcccatgtctctctcctccctccagctgCCGTATAACGTGTCTCACTCACCACAATCCTCTTCACCACAGCCGCCTTGCAGCAGCGCGGCTCCAGCGTGTCCTGCCCGATCTCCTCTGCAGCGAGACACGCGGGGTAGATGGCCTGAAGGAACAGGAGCTGCTGCCCCTCATCCTGTACCCACCAGGAGTGGGGTATAGCAAGAGAGAACCTGTTAGCTAGGGaccttcctgccccatccacaccagCTCCAGGGCTCAGGCCTCAATGGGGGATTGTGGCCCACCTATTGTCCAAATCCCCCACAACTCCTACACAAGCAGGATCAGGAACTGGGACAGTGCCTGTCGGGGGAGGAGACCTCGACTGTTGTGGGATAAACACCCCCATCTTGGGGGTCCCACATCATGGATGTAAAAGGGCCCCATTAGGGGTGGTGGATCATCAGGGACAAGCCCCtcggcagggggtggggatgctgggaagggacaggacaatcttggttccagcccaggtggggaacaTTTGTACCTTTTCTCCGCACTGGAGCTGCTCTCTGATGACCTTGAGAGCAGTTTCATCTGTGGCCATGAccacccattcctcctcctctgaatccctgggagtccctgccccagggagagaagggaacaGGGTGATGCCTGCTGCCAATTGGGGGAAGGACGGGGTGTGGTGGGGAGAGCAGGATTAAAGACCCCCGTTCCCACCTCAGGCACCCAGGGCAGATCGGGCCCCACACCTCCCTCTCAGGGATACCTCCAGCCCCCAACAGCTTCAGAAGCCCATAGCAGAGAGCCCCCCCTCCACTGTCCAGGACTCCATGGGAGGTGCCGACtcccccagcccggagcatcAAGGTCCAAAGTGGCAGCAGCTCTtgatgcccccacccccagttccccttgctgcaggggcagctgtgtgactgctgctggtgTCAGTGGGGTTCACGTGGCTCAGGCCAGACACCTGGGCTGgggaccccctcccccgccatatCACTGGGAGAGCGTCTGGGCCCAGGCTGTTCACATCCCCGtcctcacccctccctgagcccagcctggctcctcacCTGAAACAAAGCAGCAGCGTCCATCGGCCTCGCTGATGCCCGAGTCCCAGGCACTGCTGCTGTCCCATGCTGAGCTGCTGGTGCTGAGACAGGGATCTTCCACCTCCTGGCCTGAGGGggctggaaggtcctcagtgACCGGGCAGGGcgatgcctcctgctgggaatGAGGGCTGAGCTcctggggccgctgctgcccacaCAACAA includes the following:
- the LOC117886981 gene encoding zinc finger protein RFP-like translates to MAAGDLAGSFQDEVTCSICLEYFTDPVITECGHNFCRACISQCWGESEPNFSCPQCRETAQQRNLRPNRQLRNLVELVKRLRLQAVTEPEGQRVCERHQEALKLFCEEDQTPICVVCDRSQAHRAHTVVPIEEAAQEYREEILSCLQRLREEREELLGLKSKGDKESERLLRQTEVERQLVVSECERLHQFLAEQERLLLARLGEMDEEIGRRREENATRLCKEISQLSTMIMELEGKCQQPVLELLQGVRSTMSRGEKATSLHPAPKSPELEKRIRDFPRENNLQEAVTGFLEGLAAERGENPGLLF